The following nucleotide sequence is from Primulina tabacum isolate GXHZ01 chromosome 2, ASM2559414v2, whole genome shotgun sequence.
TTCTCGTTTCCAATTTTGAACCCGAGTAACAAGAGTGCTAGATTGAAGGATATTGTAAAGAAACCAAATGTGAGTGTCCTGGAAGATCCTCCCCGGAAATCTTTGGAAATTTTCCAGGCAATGTTGGAACTTTCATCTGCTTTACGACCAGATCATAGTTCCATGCTGAATCGAGCCCAATTCAAGATTCCGGGAAGCCCGATTTCTCTTGTTACGAACATGGATGACGATGTTGGAAGCGACGCGAGCTCGGACCTGTTCGAGATTGAAAGCTTGTCGACCCCAACTTCATATCCAATGTACCGTCGGAGGGATTCCTTGGAAGAATCAGCTCCTCTCACTTTCAGTGCAAGAAGGTTTGCTTCTGCGCATGGGATTAATATTAACAACGATAATGTACAGTTTGAAATGAGGAGCCTCGGCGATCCGCCGACGCCTAGAGTGGCGGCGACTGAGTGCTACGCGCCGAGTGAAGTGAGCATTGACTGGAGTGTCACCACGGCCGAGGGCTTCGATAAGGCGAGCGTCACCAATTTCTCTGTGTCCGCTTCAGAAATTGGGAACGTGGATTGCTTGCGAGAGAGGCTGCCGCAGCAGGAGGAGGGAGGTGGTGGCGACGGCGGGAAGAGGAAGGGGAACGGAGGGTTGTTGCTGATGGGATGCAGACAGGAGAAGGCGGTGAGCGTGGGGCCTCAACCGGTGAAATGTGTTGCGGAGGGTCCACCGATTTTCCCACTGCACGTGGGTGGTAGGCCACCGCGGGCTATTAAGACGACGAGGGTAGCGGGCGGCGGCTCTAAAGCGGCGCGGCTGTCGCTTGCTTTTGCAGCATGAGATTTTGTGCATGTCAGGTGGTGGCAGCGGGACGAGTTTGGGTTCTTGAATTGAATCGGTAGGATGTGGGGTCCGTCAAAAaagtttatattatatttttatgtttaggATTTTGTTATCTTTCTTAATTGAGAAATTCATATGCTAGaataatcgaataaaattaAGATCCTCGTAAATTAATCAATTCATTTTGCACAattaccatatatatatatatatatatatcgtatTCATTTATATGATCATTGATGATAagtcattcatatattatatttataattttgatatactaaattaaaacaaaaaagagTATCACATAACTCTTCACGACATATATACATTATGTCAAAACTATATATAATTGTGCATGTTATATGCAtttgtgtatatgtgtgtgtggaAATATGAAATTGAAATCAAATTAGTTCAAATTCATTCCGTCCGCGTATTGTCTTCAAATTTCACTCCTTTCTcgacatttaaattattattattattattattataattgttgTATGTATATTTGCTTAAAAATTGAATAATTTTGAAAAGACCATCGATATATATCCTAACACCATGCTCCATCGTGATGGACTCTACGGTTTTGACGATACATgagaatatattatatttttctatgATTGAGATCGGATAacatatatgtctcacaaaattgattcaTATCATATAAGTTTTTTTCTTCAATCGCTAattgttaatgattttttgACAAACCACTTCACTAATAACAAAAACCATAAGTATAGTCATTCTAAACGATAAAATCCTTATTTGTAAATCATGCCATTTCCGGCCAAAGAGTCTATTTCaacatatgttttataataaaatttgtgtaaaATTTGCACCGTTCATAGTATTTATCTACAATCCATTACTTCAAGTTTACtacgaaaaaaattatattatcttATTTACACATATTCCTTtacatcaaatattttttttaatatttatatttgacTTAAGTTctacaaataattaaatttccaaACCATTatgttatacatatatatatatatatgtgtgtgtgtgtgtgatttatCATTATACATAATTCATTATCTCATCTTAAgagctatatatatattaaatatataaggccggaaaattaatttcaattgtcgttattctttttttttaaaaaaaaataattttcatttcaCATGGCTATATATCTAGGTTTTTTTAGGGGTTAATTGAGCCCTTGTGGCTTGTGTGCATGTAGACCACCCTTCTCCCCCAATGTTGAAAAAACATGCATTAGACAAGCTTTGTAGGCCCCCTCTTCTCTTCATAGCATATCACGATGCTTGAATTTCTCTTTGTTCATTACAATATCGCCGAATAAGATTGTATAATTAAATGTGTATGTTCTACTCATGCAACTTCAAAAGGGAGACTTAAGTGGCCACACCCCATGTGCATACCAAATTAATcacattatatattatatatatatgattgtaTACATAATTATATTGTTGTATAAGTAGTTCTTCTAAATCGAGCTGGCAAGCGCTCTGATCAATGAAAGTTTAACATACAAAAACTCACATGAGATTGTCTCATTGGTCAATTTTGTGGGACATATCTTTATCTCAATctgattcatgaaaaaatattacttttatgtcgaaagtattactttttattgtaaataagAGTCGGATCAATCCTTCTCATAAATATAaatccgtgaaaccgtctcacaagacaaTTACTCAAATTTAAATCCCCCACAAATCACAAAGATTCGGTTCAacataataatttatttggtaAATAAGTTTGATGAGGTTATAAATTCTGGATTTGTAGTAAAGTTTCTCTATAGAACAACCACAATCCAGAGGAGTGTGAAAAAGTAGTGAAACCAAAAAGTTATTgatttaggcaaaaacttgtgtgcgACGGTCTCatgtgtcatattttgtgagacggatctcttatttgggtcatccatgaaaaatactactttttatgctaagagtattactttttattatgaatatcgatagggttgacccgtctcacatataaatattcgtgagaccgtctcacaaaagacctactcattgATTTATcggtatattttaaaaaaaaatacctcTGTCAATGTTTCAATTGAGATTCAGTACCTAGCCACAATTTTTTAGGAATCAGTACCTAACaatgttatatttttagttTTAACTCCTTACAAaccaaaatttacatttttaccctttattatttaaataaatatattattttatccacaaaaattacatttgtcttctcgatttaaaatataattttaaaaaatattgtttctcaattatcatggaataaaagtaaaatatttattttgacgtACAAAGTACCTATTATGAGCTTTCAGATATTTGATTTCGctctttgaatactccaaatatatatataaaaatactatattttcgagcattcatcataaattcagtcattgttggtcctttcatgaaaaatgcattaagatgacttattcatgtcattttattttttaaaaaaaacataggtcatcactcatcatgaaataagattaaCTATTTATTTTGACCTACAAAATACCTATTTTGGACTACAAAATGCTTGATTTGActctttgaatactccaaatgtgtaaatactggatcttcgagctatcataataaattcaataattgttggtcttttcattgaaaatacattaaaatgacttattcatgtcatataatttttgaaaaagcaCAATTTCTCACTCATTGTTGAATTAGAAAAAGTACTTATTTTGATCGATAAAATAGCTATTTTGGAgttccaaatatttgatttggctatttgaatacttcaaatgtgtaaaaaaaaatacttaAGTTTCAAGTAATGTAAAGTGTAGGACctagcgcttgccgctttaccaaaagctatagctagtggcaatggtgcaactcaaatcttttaaaccgcacagcagctcaagcaccatggtTCGATCGCTTTACCaaacagggacaattattgcacccaacaatctccctcccaataattgcactccttgcaatcaatgggaatcgaacccatgaccttggctctgataccaattgtaggaccgagcgcttgccgctttaccaaaagttatagctagtggtaatggtgcaactcaaatctgttaaaccgcacagcagctcaagcaccatggtTCGATCGCTTTACCAAacatggacaattattgcacccaacataaAGTGACTTTTGATggtgtcatttgtgaagttaaaatgtgatagTTAAATTAGTACAAAGAGTATCTAATTAGAGTCTGTAAATACATGATTTTACTCCTTAAATACTCATATCCAATTATTTGAGGAtgccaaaatataattttaaggtAATATTAAGTGACACCGATGATGATattcgtgaagtaaaaatgtgatacctaaattaatacaataatacataattcgagttcacaaatacttgattttaacttttaaatactcaaattcgattgagtatgtcaaaatatatagtttgaagataatattgagtaatttgatgatgagatttgtGAATAAAAAACATGTTATctaaattggtacaaatagtacctaatttgatttcacatatacttgattttactctttTAAGACTCGATTTTTGATTATTTgggatataaaaatatagtttcaagtaatattgagtggcttttgatgtgtcatttgtgaagttaaaatgtgatacaTAAATTAGTACAAAAATTATCTAATTCGAGTCTACCAATACTTAATTTTACTCCCTAAATGAGAAGTacttaatttgagtttgcaaatacttgatttcgtaaatgagatactcacaatatatattaaaatactaGATATTCGAATAAGCAATTTAATTTCACCAGTTGTTGGTATTTTTATGGAAGatacatttggatgacatattcatctcatttaattttttttttaaaaaaaaacaaattctcaactaagcatgaaaattttaaaatactaagtTTTTCTTTAGAAgtatctaatttgagtttgaaaatacttgatttcgtaaatgagatactcacaatatgtattaaaatactggatattcgaatagacaacgtaagttcaccaagtattGATATTTCCATGGAGtaagcatttggatgacatattcatctcatttaatatattttttataaaaaaaatacaaattcccAACTaaccatgaaaattttaaagtacttatttttatttgagaaTTATCTAATTTGAGAttgcaaatatttgatttggtatatgagatactcataatatgtaatagaataatggatattcgaatatgtaaCGTAAGCTCACCAAGTGTTTATCTTTCCATGGAAGATGCATTTGCATGACATATTCAcctcatttaatatattttttgtaaaaaaaaaaaacaaattcccaactaagtattgaaattttaaaatacttagttttatttgagaagtatctaatttgagtttgcaaacaCTTGATATcttaaatgagatactcacaatatgtattaaaatactggatattcgaatatgcaacgtaagtttaCCAAGTGTTGATCTTTCCATGAAAGATGCATTGTGTAGGACCGAGCACTTgctgctttaccaaaagctatagctagtagtaatggtgcaactcaaatcttttaaaccgcacagcagctcaagcaccacggttcgatcgctctaccaagtaaggacaattattgcacccaaaaatctccctcccaataattgcactccttgcaatcaatgagaatctaacccgtgaccttggctctgatactaattgtaggaccgagcgctcgccactttaccaaaagctatagctagtagtaatggtgcaacccaaatattttaaaccgcacagcagctcaagcaccacggttcaaTCGTTCTACCAAACaatgacaattattgcacccaacacatTGGTACGAAGAGTATCTAAATTGGTGAAGTTAAAATATGATAGctaaattggtacaaagagTATTTAATGCGAGttcgcaaatacttgattttactccctAAATACTTATATCCATCTATTTGGGGATGTCAAATTATATAGTTTGAAGTTATTATTGAGTGATCTTTGATGAAGACATTCatgaagtaaaaatgtgatacctaactTAATACAAATAACACCTAATACGAGTacacaaatatttgattttaccatttaaatactcaaattcgattatttgacgatgtcaaaatatataatttaaagtCAATATTGAGTGGcctttgatgatgagattcgtgaaataaaaatgtgatacctaaattgttACAAATATTACATAATTAGATTTCACTGATAATTGATGTTACcctttaaaaactcaaatttgataataaGTATAATGAAAGAATATTAATACATATAATGAATGATTGCTAAGAAATATTATGAATGAATACTAATGAGGATGATATCAAATGAAATATTGTCTTATCATTTAATGAATAGCAACAAGCATTGTGAATGAATATTAatgatattataaattaatactcataagtataaagaaaaaaatactaataagtATAATGAATAATTACCAATAAGTATTATGTCAAATAAGTATAATTGTCAAATAAGTcatttaatgaatattaaaaagtattgtaaattaatattgatgagtattttttaaatcattaatcCAAGAATTGATAGATATGCTTAAAGTGCAAACTTCAAGCTCATTTACGAACTATGTTCATAATGCATATCCAAATTAGTCCATGATGAATAATGaccatgtttatttatttaaatgacatgaataagtatcctaattaattttttatggaaAGATtgcctattcgaatatccagtattttaatgcatattgtgagtatctcatttacgaaaccAAGTattttgcaaactcaaattagctATTTCTCAAgtaaactaagtactttaaaattttcatgcttatttgagaattttttttaccaaaaaaatattaaataagttGAATATgtaatccaaatgcatcttccatGGAAAGACCaatacttggtgaacttacgttgcatattcgaatatccagtagtctattacatattatgagtatctcgtgtaccaaatcaagtatttgcaatatgaaattaggtacttctcaagtaaaattaagtacttttaaatattcatgcttgtttgagaatttgtttttttttaaaaaataataataaatgagatgaatatgtcatccaaatgcatcttccatAAAAAGaccaacacttggtgaacttacgttgcatattcgaatatccagtattctattacatattatgagtacctcatgtaccaaatcaagtatttgcaatatgAAATTATGTATTTCTCAATTAAACTAggtactttaaaatttcatgcttatttgtgaatttgttttttgtttttacaaaaatatatattaaatgagataaaTATATCATCCAAACGAATCTTCCATGAAAAACCAACACTTGGtaaacttacgttgcatattcgcatatccagtattctattacatattatgagtatctcttgTACCAAAACAAGTATTTGCAagctcaaattaggtacttctcatccaaatgcatattcCATGGAAATATCAACACTTGGAGAATTTATGTTGCCTATTCGAatatgtcacgccccgggacgggggttggttgacaccggcgttgctctaaaatttacattcgaaaacaacaagcctcagaagtacaaaattcagaaaccagtcttttattcataatactgaatattcaatgtctgatacaactcaattaataatgttttacagcggaaatgtaaaaccagaaatacaatatcggaagagatgcagcggaatttaaaatatgaatcagaactgagaacaacaatcttcatcaccagccccaaaattgaatctgttcttcttcttctaacttttcttcctcgttcttatctgagatgggtttggcgggtgagtgatatgattttcactcagtaagcaggggcgggaataactcccaggtttcgaaatcgttttcaacagaaacagtaatacaataatatacagaaaactcgtattttcagaacagaaatcagaattcagaatttacaggtttcagaacagaaatcagaattagtaagcactgagcacgttagtgaatttcatggctaaactgatatcagtcctctatatgttctctcctctaaggggtgaggccagaatcagaatcagaattcagaaatgttcagaatatatattcctaccattagttcactagggagtttcagtgcttcaaaatcatatatcagaaatcaaacatacagaaactgaactttaaaccagaattatcaaacggatttcaagatatttatatataagcccacttactgtaatttgctagaatttcggttgaagtctactgAAATTCTGGTTGCTCTTTCTACTGGATTCTACTGCTCGAAAATAAGTACTCCtttagctcgaaaattcaagtgatggtctcaagatttgtgtaacccaATTCAAAGGTTTGagagtgttatttataggccaaattttgactgttagcctcccaattaatgaccataatctaccattaacagcctttattccatgttaatgctTT
It contains:
- the LOC142537382 gene encoding protein PHYTOCHROME KINASE SUBSTRATE 4-like — encoded protein: MASATMLKNFKYDSTQQPMFNVIETPLNFTTFAQNNSPFEDLSFSSYLKPKDKQNDPNSTTDDTDQISIFDARKYFSETNDSKSDPIRQKQKEVAEQDSVSIRRQSSVNSSADGYDRNYHRSRSFKTRPTASSDATWNSQTGLLANPPGSVGVSLKNFETDGCKKRNSSGKKWFLNPKSCCIGKQSVQVKETTSENENPGPDTESISNTDSVIHKGPNPGKYLASLQAPRQHRVSASGRPFLDGVGPFSFPILNPSNKSARLKDIVKKPNVSVLEDPPRKSLEIFQAMLELSSALRPDHSSMLNRAQFKIPGSPISLVTNMDDDVGSDASSDLFEIESLSTPTSYPMYRRRDSLEESAPLTFSARRFASAHGININNDNVQFEMRSLGDPPTPRVAATECYAPSEVSIDWSVTTAEGFDKASVTNFSVSASEIGNVDCLRERLPQQEEGGGGDGGKRKGNGGLLLMGCRQEKAVSVGPQPVKCVAEGPPIFPLHVGGRPPRAIKTTRVAGGGSKAARLSLAFAA